CTGTATAAAGTTTTTCAAACAGTCTATATAATCTTCAACTGTTATGCATTTTTTTAAGATTACTTCAAAATCCTTTAGAAGTTTTGCAACTTTAGCCCGTGTTTTTTGTGCTGTTTCAAAATCCGGATCATCTTTTCCAAGAGAAAAATCATCAAAGATATTATGAGTAATGTTAAATTTCAAACAATAATTTTCATAAATGCATGCATCATGATAATTTATGCCGCTGAAATAGTTTTTTGCGATATGAGATGTACCATTGTTATAATGGGTACGAACAGCGTCAATGCAGTCTTTAATAAATCCTATCAAAGGATGAACTGAAAGACCGATTTTATGGTCATAGTTATAGCTAATATTGGCTTCATCCAAAATCGCAAGTTCTTTTATGCCTATATTGCCCACTAACGCAATATCACTAAACTTACCGCCTTCTCTTATGTGGCGCGTTATTATACGGCAGGCTTCGTTTAGCATATTTGATCTTGTATTGGCACGGTATATTCTTATTGGCACAGGATTTTCGAATTGCTCATTATCTCTGTTATTAAGATGTATATAAATATGTCTATGGAAATCAGACATTTCGCTGGTATCAGGCAAAAGGGCAGTATCTACATAAGGATAGTTTTGTATCCCGTCTGACACAGCTGTTAGCAATGTGCCCAAAGAGCATTTATCCAAAATATTTATAAGCGAATAAGCCTGCGGCGTCAGACTGTCAAATCCATAATAATAAAAGTATGCATTTTTAATGTAATCAGAATTTAAAGCGAGTTGTCCCAAAATATCCAGCTTAGAGCCTGAGTCCGCCATTTGGTTTTTGATTAAAAACTCTTCATACTTTTGATAGATATATTTTATATCGTTTAATTTATTATTAAGATGCGGTGTGTCCGTATTTATTTCAAAGTCGGGTTTTATAAGGCAGCTTTTTAATTGAATAATAGTATCATACATCTCTGCGGGGAAACTGCCTTTTAGCATTACGCGGTTGAAGCACAAAAAGTTCTTGCGTCCATGCTGGTCAGTGTTTTCGTCAATTATTCTTCTAATCAGCATTGCTCCTCCGTATCTAGAAAGATATTTGGGCAATCTGCTTTCGTTATATAGCAATCTGTCTAAGGTCATAACCGAAACATCAAAAGAGCCATTTTCGCCCAAATCATTCATCAGCTTTTTTTCTAGACTCAAGGTATATCTATCAGGGGTGATAACTATATGACGGATATTGAGATTTCCTCTTGTTTTTTTTCGGTTTTTCAGCCTTTTGACAAGATAATTATAAGCGGAGATATAATTGACAAACGTTTTAACTTCCATATATGACAATTTTATCAAATTTTTGAAAATTAACAACCCTGGATTGAAATAAATTATAACTTATGTTAGTATTACTTTTGGCAAATAAAGTTTTTGTGTTATAATAAAACAATAAAAATAAAACAATATAATCAAAATCTAGCAAGGAAATTCATATGAAAAAAATTCTTTGGATAATTATAGCTTTATTAGTCGCTATGACCAGTTTTGCCTGCGGAGCTGTGCCACAGACTATTGACATGTTCAAGCCTTGGCAGGGAACTTATGAAAAAGCTGTTTATGATGTGTCTTTTTATTATTTTTTGAAAACAGATCAATCTAATAATGCCAATTTGAGCGATAAAATTGTTAAAGATCCTTTAGAAAACAATGCGCCTAAGATCAAATTTGCAAGCGGAATATTGGAATATATTATTGAACAGGTTGATGAAGAAAAAAACACATGGCAGTTAACAAGCAATTTAACAGTAAATTATCTAAAAGATGAAGATTTATCCAAAGATATTCTTGGCGCTGAATATAAAGATTTTGTTTCAGCTATAAATTATGTAGGCATAAAAAATCTAGGCGTGCAAGATACAATGAACAGTACGGTTGTCTTTAGCATGCAGACCGGAAAATTATTTAGACCTATAAGCGTAACCAAGAAATATAGCGATTTATCAAAAGCAGAGAGTTTGGACAAACCTTATATATTAGAATATTCTTTTGATTACAATACAAGGAAATATACTTATAATCTTAACGGCGAAGAGAAGGCCAAAACATTTAAGGCAAAAGAAGTTAAAAGCGGATATGACAACGAAGAACTTTATTTGTTTGCAAGAGCGTTGGATAAGAAAACTTATGGAAAAGGCGCAACTCTTTCAGTAAGTCCATTTTATAACTGGACAGACTCGATTGGAAGTAAAACGGCAGCAGCTTACACCATAAATATGTCAATAGACGATGAAATTAAGACTATATCTGTAACAGATGCATTCTTGCCTTATGTTCAAGAATTGGTCAACACTGATAATCGTCTGCCCGTTTATGATGTAACTCTAGCAAAAGCTTCCACATATGAATCTGGGCCATCATTAAAAGCTTATTATTCTCAATATGGCATAAATGCCAATAATAGTTATGCTGATAAGCTGATGATAAAAGCAGTACAAAATATTATGGATGTTTCTCAAGTAAGGAGAACATTAGCGGTATCCTATGATATCGCGTCATTAGAAATTAGATAAAAAATTAGATAGTAAAATCATAAAAAACGCCCTTTTATAAGGGCGTTTTTAATTAATCATTATCAGTTGATTTTAATGTGGATTTTTTTGAATAGTTTTTTATTTCCCATATTCTGCTGTTTGGCAAAATAATTGTTTCTCCATTTTCGCCTTTTAAAAATGTAGTTCTCAATTTTATATTTTCCACAGTGCCTTTAAAAGATCCGATCTCAACTTTGTCGCCTACCAAATATCTTTCTTCTCCAAGTATGGTTATGCCGGCGATAAGGTCCTTGAATAAATCCTGACTGGCTAGACCAAAAACTAGTGTGCCTATTCCAGCAGCAGCCAAGACTGTATTTACCATTTTTTGCAGTCCTAAGAAATAGATGATGAAAATGATCATTCCTATCCAGAGGATATATTTTAAAATATTTGCAACCATGACTTTTACAGTCAAGAGCCTGTAAGAGTTTTTTTTGCGCGAAA
The Clostridia bacterium DNA segment above includes these coding regions:
- a CDS encoding mechanosensitive ion channel domain-containing protein, giving the protein MTKNITNWLSMYLPEFWGSFILYYLLIFILEVLITYVLLSFLLGLIKRVIFNIISRKKNSYRLLTVKVMVANILKYILWIGMIIFIIYFLGLQKMVNTVLAAAGIGTLVFGLASQDLFKDLIAGITILGEERYLVGDKVEIGSFKGTVENIKLRTTFLKGENGETIILPNSRIWEIKNYSKKSTLKSTDND